The Streptomyces sp. NBC_00597 DNA segment GAGGACGAACTGCGGGACCTACCCGACGCACGGCACCTGGCCCGCCCTGCGCGGCCTGATGACCTGGTCGATCAACTGGGACCGCTTCGGCGGCTGGGAGTTCAGCCGCAACTTCGACGCCTACTTCGGCAGTTAGCCGGAGCCCCGGGCCGGAGCCCCCGGGCTCCGGCCCGGCCCTAGCTAGTCGCCCGAGTAGCCGAAGATCCCCACGTGCGTGGGCTCGTCCCCCGCGTACAGGAGGACGTACAGCCCGGTCCACCGCATGCGGCACTCGCCGATCAGGCTCTGCTCGTACTCCTCGTGGCTCATCGACGCGTTCGCCGCCGCCATCACCTCCCGGTACCGCCCGACGGTCGGCCGGTCCGTGCCGAAGTGGTGGACGGCGCGACCGGCGGTCAGGGGGCGGAGCGTGCAGAGGTCGCCGTTCTCGTACCGAGGGGCATCGGTGGTGCGCACGACCCGCTCGATGTCGAGGATGGAGTGCGTGCCCTCCTCGTGCATGAACTGCTCGTCGGCACGCAGTTCCGCCAGGCTCCCGTACGTCCCGTCACCGCCGTACTCCTCGTGGAAGACCCGTGCCTGCAAGGCGGCGAACGAGGCTTCGACGCTGCCCTCGTACTCCGTCACGTATTCCCACCCGCTGGCACCCATCGCGCGCCGCCGCCTTCCGTAGGGGAGAAGTCCCAAGACCGGCGCAAGACTAGGCGGGGGGTCTGACATTGATACGCGTAGCGGGTTCCCGTTCTCCATGGCTCCGGCCGGGGAAGGCAGCTGACAGGATGACAGTGTCGATCAGGCCGGCACCGAACCGGATGCGGTGTTCGGAGGGATCCGGCGCCGCTCGGCCTTGTCGGAGACGTGACGTCATGGATGATGAGGCGATGTTCGTCCGCACGGAGAGCCTGCCGCGCACCTCGCAGCAGCACATGGCAGTTCGGGTTCACACCCCCATCGGGTCCGCCGTGGTGCTCTGGCGTGGTGATCCGCGAGAAGCCGACGGCCAGCACCTCATTGAGTGGACCCTCGACGAGGACATCCACTGGGGCCAGAACACCCAGCCAACCGCTGCCGCCGAGCCCGAACTCCGACAGGAAGGCGACCGGGTGATCATGAGCGGCCGCCTCCACTTGATCGACGACGGCGCCGCCCACCTCCAGATGGGCCACTGGCCCGTGCTGTTCGATCTGGCATCACCCCTCCCCAGCGGCCTGGACGGTTCCTGGGTGCAGGTCAGCGTCGCATCCGACCGTGTTGCCCTGTACCCCTACCGAGCCTGACCGGGCCACCCTCAGGTTCTCGGCAGCCCTTGACCGCCAACAGGAGCGTCGGTGCGGCGTACGGCGTGCGCGACGGCCAGTAGCAGGGGCGTGCACAGGAAGCAGCTGGCCAGGACGTCCAGGGGCCAGTGCCAGCCGCGCAGGATCAAGCCGGCGGCCGTGGCACCCGTCAAGGCGAGCGCGGAGGCCATCGGCCACGGGCGGCGGGTGATCGGGCCGATCAACAGGGCCGCGCCGATGTAGGCGACGGCGGAGGTGGCCGTGTGGCCCGAGGGGTAGTAGCCGGCGGCCCAGGGCTCCAGGGGTCCCGGGCGGGCGGTCCACTCCTTCAGCGGCACGATCACGGCCGGGACCAGCGCCATGGCCAGCCCCGCGGTCACGGCCGGGGCCCAGGACCGGGAGCGCCGGACGGAGTACGCCATCGCCAGGACCAGGACCGGTACGGCGACCTGGACGTTGCCGAGGTCGGAGAGGCGTTCGGTGACGGCGTCGGGGACCGTGCGCACCAGTGCGCGGCTGAGGCGTTCGTCCGGTGTGAGCAGCGGACCCGAGGCCAGGACCTGCCAGGTCGTCAGGACCAGTCCCAGCAGGGAGAGAAGGAGGAGAATGGCCGGCCGTCCCGGAACAGGGGGGATGGTTCCGGGACGGCCGCCCGGATCGGGTTGCCGAGCGCCCCGGGGGGTTTGGGGCGAACGGCCGTCCGATCGGTGAGGAGTGTGCGCGAACGCAGGCCCAGTGCGGCGCTGGGGAAGCCCGGTACTGGTGTCGCCCCCGGTTTCCCGGGAGCGGGGTGTCTCACTCATCTGCAGAAACCGTACGGCAGCGGGAAGGGGACCGACAGCAGGAACGCGCTCCTGCCATCGGCCCCCCACATCTTCTTCACAGCGCCCGCCCGTTACCGGCGGTACTGGCGGGCTCCTGCGTTCGGTGAGTCGCTCAGACGTCCGTACCGATGGCCGCGAACGCCGCCTCGATGAGGTCCAGGCCCTCGTTCAGCAGGTCCTCGCCGATGACGATCGGCGGGAGGAAGCGGAGCACGTTGCCGTAGGTGCCACAGGTGAGGACGAGCAGGCCCTCGGCGTGGCAGGCCTTGGCGAGCGCGCCGGCCGCCTCCGGGAACGGGGTCTTGGACGCGGGGTCCTTGACCAGCTCGATCGCAATCATGGCGCCGCGGCCGCGGATGTCGCCGATGATGTCGTACTTCTCCTGCATGGCCGTCAGGCGGGCCTTCATGAGCGACTCGATCTGCTTCGCCTTGGCGTTGAGGTCGAGCTCCTTCATGGTCTCGATGGAGCCCAGCGCACCGGCGCAGGCCACCGGGTTGCCGCCGTAGGTGCCGCCCAGGCCGCCCGCGTGCGCGGCGTCCATGATCTCGGCGCGACCCGTCACGGCGGCGAGCGGCAGACCGCCCGCGATGCCCTTGGCGGTGGTGATCAGGTCCGGGACGATGCCCTCGTCCTCACACGCGAACCACTGGCCGGTGCGGCAGAAGCCGGACTGGATCTCGTCGGCGACGAAGACGATGCCGTTCTCGTTGGCGAACTTCACGATCGCCGGGAGGAAGCCCTTGGCCGGCTCGATGAAGCCGCCCTCGCCGAGCACCGGCTCGATGATGATGGCGGCGACGTTGTCGGCGCCGATCTGCTTGGTGATCTGGTCGATCGCCTGGGCGGCGGCCTCGGGGCCGCAGTTCTCGGCGCCGGTGGGCCAGCGGTAGCCGTAGGCGACCGGGACGCGGTAGACCTCGGGGGCGAACGGGCCGAAGCCGTTCTTGTACGGCATGTTCTTCGCGGTCAGGGCCATCGTGAGGTTCGTACGGCCGTGGTAGCCGTGGTCGAAGACGACGACGGCCTGGCGCTTGGTGTACGCACGGGCGATCTTGACGGCGTTCTCGACGGCCTCGGCACCGGAGTTGAACAGCGCCGACTTCTTCGCGTGGTCACCGGGGGTCAGCTCGGCGAGGGCCTCGCAGACCTCGACGTAGCCCTCGTACGGCGTGACCATGAAGCAGGTGTGGGTGAAGTCCGCGAGCTGCGCGGAGGCGCGGCGCACGACGGCCTCGGCGGAGGCGCCGACGGAGGTCACGGCGATGCCGGAACCGAAGTCGATCAGGCGGTTGCCGTCGACGTCCTCGATGATGCCGCCGCCCGCGCGGGCCGTGAAGACGGGGAGCACGGAGCCCACGCCGCCGGCCACCGTCTGCAGACGGCGGGCCTGCAGCTCCTGCGACTTGGGGCCGGGGATCGCGGTGACGATCTTGCGCTCCTGCGGAACAGCGGTCATAGGGGGCTCCTGGGGGTGTTTTCGGACGCACTTGTGTCTTTGTCCGCAGGCTAGGCCCGGGGCAGGGGGTACGGCATGCTCCGTTCGGGAGTGGTCCCCGCGTGTCCTTGTCCGTGACGGCCATAGGAAGGACGGGCCGGCTGTCTTGTGGACGCTGCGGAGGCATGGGCCCGTACGGGCCCGCGGCCGCCTCCGGGCAACTACATTGAGCGACGCAGCGCAGGCACGGCAGGGGGCAGGGGTTTCATGGACACCGACGGCACGTACGGCACGGACGAGAAGCGGCCGCAGCGCGCCGGGCGCGTTCCGCGGCCCGCCGGCCCGCCGCCCGGCCTCCCTCCGAAGCCCGCCCACGCCCCGGCCGGTACCGGCCCGACCCTCGCCGACTGGCTGCGCACCCCGCGCAGCTCCGACGGGCCCGGCGTGTGGACGTACGGGCACGTGCCGCGCGCCGCCGAGGAGCCCGAGCGGACCCCCACCCGGCAGCTGATCAGCGGTGCGCTGATCGCCCTGCTGGCCGGGCTGCTGCTGTGGTCCCTGCTGTGGAACGGCTACCTGGGCGGCTTCTGGCTCTGGCCCCTCTACATGTTCACGCCCGACTCCTGGGCCGGGACGCTGCCCTCCGTGGTGGCCTCCTACATCTGGTACGGGCTGGTCATCGCCGCGCTGGTGGTCGGCTTCGGGCGGCTCGGCCGCTGGCCCGAACTGGCCCGCCGGATGCTCCGCAGCCGAGCCGTGCAAGCCGTGCAGGCCGCCGTTCCGGCCCGCCCCGAGGAAGGCGGCCCCGACGACCCCGTCACGTGGCCGCAGGTGCGCGGGGCCGGGCTCGGGGAGACGGCCGACCGGCTCGGGGCCGAAGCCGGGGCCGGGCGGATGAACGACGTGGACTACGCGCGCATCCGGCGCGCCTGGGAGTCCGTACGCGCCGAACCCGCACGGGCCGCAGCCTTCGCCGACTCCGTGCGCGACAAGGGCGCGGGCGCCTGCGTCCACCCTTCCGGAGCCCGTGACCTGCCCGTCCGGGCCGCGCGGCACGATCTGCTCGCCCGCCAGGTGCTGCTCGGCACGGTCGAGGACAGCGAGCGCAACCCGTACGGCCGGCGCGGCACCCGCCTCGCCCTCGACCCGGGCGTGCTCGGCACCTCCCTCCTCGCCGTCGGCCCCTCCGGCGCGGGCAAGACCCGGCAGCTGGTCCGGCCCGTCGTCGAATCGCTCGCCCTCCAGGCGCTGGCCGGACAGGCCGCCGTCATCGCCGTCGCCTCGGCCGGGAGCCGGCTCGGGCCGGACGACGCGTACGACGTCGTGGTCCGCGTCGGCGACCCCGACTCCGTCTACGACCTCGACCTGTACGGCGGCACCACCGACGCCGACGAGGCGGCCACCCTGCTCGCCGAGGCCTTCGTCGGCGACGTCCCCGGCCTGGAGGTGCGCCGGGCGGCGACCGCCCTCGCCCAGCTGCTCGGCCCGTTCCGGACGGCGTACGGACGCTTCCCCGCCGTGCCCGAGCTGCGCGAACTGCTCGACCAGGTGCCCGAGGCCCTCGGCGAGCTGCGCACCGCACTCGAAGACGCCGGGCAGCAGGTGATGCTCCGCGAACTCGACGCCCGGATGCGGCAGTACGGCAGCGCAGGCGACCCGGGGCCGGCGCTCGCCGACCGGGTCGCCCTGCTCGACCGGCCCGCGTTCGCCGGCTTCTTCGACACCACCGGGCAGGGGCGGCCCTTTTCGCTGCGGGCGTTGGAGCATCCGCTGCGCGTCCGCATCGACCTGCCCGAGCGCGGACACGCCGACGCCTCCCGCATCCTGGCCCGGCTGCTGCTCGCGCAG contains these protein-coding regions:
- the gabT gene encoding 4-aminobutyrate--2-oxoglutarate transaminase, which translates into the protein MTAVPQERKIVTAIPGPKSQELQARRLQTVAGGVGSVLPVFTARAGGGIIEDVDGNRLIDFGSGIAVTSVGASAEAVVRRASAQLADFTHTCFMVTPYEGYVEVCEALAELTPGDHAKKSALFNSGAEAVENAVKIARAYTKRQAVVVFDHGYHGRTNLTMALTAKNMPYKNGFGPFAPEVYRVPVAYGYRWPTGAENCGPEAAAQAIDQITKQIGADNVAAIIIEPVLGEGGFIEPAKGFLPAIVKFANENGIVFVADEIQSGFCRTGQWFACEDEGIVPDLITTAKGIAGGLPLAAVTGRAEIMDAAHAGGLGGTYGGNPVACAGALGSIETMKELDLNAKAKQIESLMKARLTAMQEKYDIIGDIRGRGAMIAIELVKDPASKTPFPEAAGALAKACHAEGLLVLTCGTYGNVLRFLPPIVIGEDLLNEGLDLIEAAFAAIGTDV
- a CDS encoding phosphatase PAP2 family protein; translated protein: MRTVPDAVTERLSDLGNVQVAVPVLVLAMAYSVRRSRSWAPAVTAGLAMALVPAVIVPLKEWTARPGPLEPWAAGYYPSGHTATSAVAYIGAALLIGPITRRPWPMASALALTGATAAGLILRGWHWPLDVLASCFLCTPLLLAVAHAVRRTDAPVGGQGLPRT
- a CDS encoding ATP-binding protein, with product MDTDGTYGTDEKRPQRAGRVPRPAGPPPGLPPKPAHAPAGTGPTLADWLRTPRSSDGPGVWTYGHVPRAAEEPERTPTRQLISGALIALLAGLLLWSLLWNGYLGGFWLWPLYMFTPDSWAGTLPSVVASYIWYGLVIAALVVGFGRLGRWPELARRMLRSRAVQAVQAAVPARPEEGGPDDPVTWPQVRGAGLGETADRLGAEAGAGRMNDVDYARIRRAWESVRAEPARAAAFADSVRDKGAGACVHPSGARDLPVRAARHDLLARQVLLGTVEDSERNPYGRRGTRLALDPGVLGTSLLAVGPSGAGKTRQLVRPVVESLALQALAGQAAVIAVASAGSRLGPDDAYDVVVRVGDPDSVYDLDLYGGTTDADEAATLLAEAFVGDVPGLEVRRAATALAQLLGPFRTAYGRFPAVPELRELLDQVPEALGELRTALEDAGQQVMLRELDARMRQYGSAGDPGPALADRVALLDRPAFAGFFDTTGQGRPFSLRALEHPLRVRIDLPERGHADASRILARLLLAQFNASAAARADQSLFAFLAFDDASHTLTQQTVRGLQRLRSANAGVLLTLRTLDDVPEALRTPLLGAVGCRMAFSGVTTWDGKRFAEAWGTEWVETRDVTHRTVFADQPLTRAIHAFRKLVTGKAVTTDAVTVRQVERERWSASELAHAVPPGHAVLSLTSVRGERAAPLLVRLAATG